In a single window of the Serratia quinivorans genome:
- the yecE gene encoding Protein of uncharacterised function DUF72: MYIGLPQWQHPAWNRIGLRDLADYSRYFNCVEGNTTFYALPKLEIVQRWRDMTTDDFRFCFKFPATISHQAALRNCDADLQAFYQCLSPVHQRIGQLWLQLPAAFGPAELPAMWQFFDALPKEFTYGVEVRHPAFFGKGEEERLLNQGLHQRGINRVILDSRPVHHAAPNSAAVRDAQQKKPKLPVHALVTANNPLVRFIGGDVLQDNLRWFDAWQQKLPSWQAQHQPFLFIHTPDNGDSPQQAQKIWQQLYQAIPNLPAPPDWPEQDALF; the protein is encoded by the coding sequence ATGTATATCGGACTCCCACAGTGGCAACACCCGGCCTGGAACCGTATCGGGCTGCGCGATTTGGCGGATTACAGCCGCTACTTTAACTGCGTGGAAGGTAATACCACCTTCTACGCGTTACCGAAACTGGAAATCGTCCAACGCTGGCGCGACATGACCACCGATGATTTTCGCTTCTGTTTCAAATTTCCCGCCACCATCAGTCATCAGGCCGCACTACGCAACTGTGACGCCGATCTACAAGCCTTTTACCAGTGCCTGAGCCCGGTGCATCAACGTATCGGTCAACTGTGGCTGCAATTGCCCGCCGCGTTCGGCCCGGCGGAGCTACCGGCAATGTGGCAATTTTTTGACGCCTTGCCAAAAGAGTTTACCTACGGAGTGGAAGTCCGCCACCCGGCATTCTTTGGCAAGGGGGAAGAAGAAAGACTGCTGAATCAGGGGCTGCATCAGCGCGGTATCAACCGGGTGATCCTCGACAGCCGGCCGGTACATCACGCCGCCCCCAACAGTGCAGCGGTGCGCGATGCACAGCAGAAAAAACCCAAACTGCCGGTACACGCGCTGGTCACCGCCAACAATCCATTGGTACGTTTTATCGGTGGCGATGTGTTGCAGGATAACCTGCGCTGGTTCGACGCCTGGCAACAGAAGCTGCCCAGTTGGCAAGCTCAACATCAACCCTTCTTGTTTATCCATACGCCGGATAACGGCGATTCCCCGCAACAGGCCCAGAAAATCTGGCAACAGCTTTATCAGGCTATTCCGAATTTACCGGCCCCACCAGACTGGCCCGAGCAGGATGCACTGTTTTGA
- the cmoA gene encoding tRNA (cmo5U34)-methyltransferase encodes MPNRDTLFSAPIAKLGDWTFDERVAEVFPDMIQRSVPGYSNIISMIGMLAERFVQPDSQVYDLGCSLGAATLSMRRNIKVAGCNIIAVDNSPAMVERCRRHIDAFRADTPVEVIEADILDIKIENASMVVLNFTLQFLEPADRLRLLEQVYRGLRPGGALVLSEKFSFEDADVGELLFNMHHDFKRANGYSELEISQKRSMLENVMLTDSVAAHKTRLKQAGFEHAEVWFQCFNFGSLIALKSGAAA; translated from the coding sequence ATGCCAAACCGCGATACTCTTTTTTCTGCCCCAATCGCCAAACTGGGCGACTGGACCTTCGACGAACGCGTCGCTGAAGTGTTCCCTGACATGATCCAGCGTTCCGTTCCCGGCTATTCCAATATCATTTCGATGATTGGCATGCTGGCCGAACGTTTCGTTCAGCCCGACAGCCAGGTGTATGACCTCGGCTGTTCACTGGGCGCCGCAACGCTGTCGATGCGAAGGAATATCAAGGTGGCGGGTTGTAACATCATTGCCGTCGACAATTCCCCGGCGATGGTGGAACGCTGCCGCCGCCATATTGATGCCTTCCGCGCCGACACCCCGGTAGAAGTGATTGAGGCTGATATTCTCGATATCAAAATCGAAAATGCCTCGATGGTGGTGTTGAACTTCACCCTGCAATTCCTGGAGCCGGCCGACCGCCTGCGCCTGCTGGAACAGGTTTATCGCGGGCTGCGTCCGGGCGGCGCACTGGTGCTGTCGGAGAAATTCAGTTTTGAAGATGCCGACGTCGGCGAGTTGCTGTTCAACATGCACCACGATTTTAAACGCGCCAACGGCTACAGCGAACTGGAAATCAGCCAGAAGCGCAGCATGCTGGAAAACGTCATGCTGACCGACTCCGTAGCCGCCCACAAGACGCGTTTGAAGCAGGCCGGCTTCGAGCATGCGGAAGTCTGGTTCCAGTGCTTTAACTTCGGTTCACTGATCGCCCTGAAATCGGGGGCGGCAGCATGA
- the fkpA_6 gene encoding FKBP-type peptidyl-prolyl cis-trans isomerase fkpA precursor, giving the protein MKRRSLPIGCKKNLRDEIEGLRSQGRLLLDHQALEKDRDRQSYAAGVALGRDIQTLLGERKSWGIDPDRTALLAGVIDTFNGQYQLSEKLLASSLAESEQAVNVARGQVLKDQRAKGESFVAEFKKKKGAKKSSSGFWYRIDYPGDGAIAETSRIDVVVKETLTDGLVIQDMESSGKVLSQSLSAFPPLFREAIGYLKNHGSLTMVVPPELAYGEAGYAPQIPPDATMVYVLRIVDVDK; this is encoded by the coding sequence ATGAAGCGCAGGTCACTGCCAATCGGGTGCAAAAAAAACCTGCGTGACGAAATCGAAGGGTTGCGTTCCCAGGGCAGACTCTTGCTGGACCATCAGGCATTGGAAAAAGACCGGGATCGGCAGAGTTATGCCGCCGGTGTGGCACTGGGACGAGATATTCAGACCCTGCTGGGTGAACGTAAAAGCTGGGGGATTGATCCCGATAGAACAGCGCTGTTGGCCGGCGTGATTGACACTTTTAATGGTCAGTATCAATTGAGTGAAAAGTTATTGGCAAGCTCGCTGGCAGAATCAGAACAAGCCGTGAATGTTGCCAGAGGCCAGGTGCTAAAAGATCAGCGTGCCAAGGGCGAATCTTTTGTCGCTGAATTCAAAAAGAAAAAAGGGGCAAAGAAATCGTCCTCCGGTTTCTGGTACCGGATTGACTACCCGGGTGACGGAGCCATCGCTGAAACCTCTCGGATAGATGTAGTGGTAAAAGAAACGCTGACCGATGGGCTCGTCATTCAGGATATGGAAAGCAGTGGGAAGGTACTTTCCCAGTCGTTGTCGGCTTTCCCGCCGTTATTCCGTGAAGCCATCGGTTACCTGAAAAATCATGGTTCACTGACGATGGTGGTTCCGCCAGAGCTGGCCTATGGAGAGGCGGGCTACGCGCCCCAAATCCCACCGGATGCCACTATGGTGTATGTACTGCGGATTGTGGATGTCGACAAGTGA
- the yecD_3 gene encoding Isochorismatase family protein yecD, translated as MLKLDAQTTALVLIDLQNGILPYAGGPHSAESVVAHGAQLAAHFRSLGAPVVLVRVGWSDSFAEALKQPVDQPAPAPAGGLPANWWEFPESLAVSDSDILVTKRQWGAFYGTDLELQLRRRGIKSIVLGGIATNIGVESTARDAWEHGYELVIAEDLCSAPNAEMHQFAFSNIFPRLARVRSTREILAAIGE; from the coding sequence ATGTTAAAACTTGATGCTCAAACCACGGCCCTGGTCTTGATTGATTTGCAAAACGGCATTCTGCCCTATGCCGGTGGACCACACAGCGCCGAGAGCGTGGTTGCCCATGGTGCACAGTTGGCAGCACACTTTCGTTCGCTGGGTGCACCGGTTGTCCTGGTACGTGTCGGCTGGTCAGATTCCTTTGCCGAAGCGCTGAAACAGCCGGTGGATCAACCCGCCCCAGCGCCTGCAGGCGGGTTGCCGGCCAACTGGTGGGAATTCCCCGAGTCTCTGGCGGTTAGCGACAGCGATATCCTGGTGACCAAACGCCAATGGGGCGCATTTTACGGTACCGACCTTGAGCTGCAACTGCGTCGCCGCGGCATTAAATCCATCGTGCTGGGGGGCATTGCCACCAACATTGGCGTGGAATCGACCGCCCGTGACGCCTGGGAACACGGCTATGAATTGGTGATCGCCGAAGACCTGTGTAGCGCACCCAACGCTGAAATGCACCAGTTTGCTTTCAGCAACATCTTCCCGCGTCTGGCGCGCGTTCGCAGCACCCGTGAAATTCTTGCCGCCATCGGCGAGTAA
- the yecN gene encoding Inner membrane protein yecN: MVSALYVVLGALLLLKLSYDVVRLRMQYRVAYGDGGFYELQTAIRVHGNAVEYIPIAAVLLVIMEMNGAEVWMIHICGLMLMAGRLVHYYGLRNREVRWRRSGMTATYLSLVLMVLANIFYLPWDIIFSLH; encoded by the coding sequence ATGGTAAGCGCGCTTTATGTCGTGCTCGGCGCACTGTTGTTGCTCAAACTATCTTATGACGTGGTTAGGCTAAGGATGCAATACCGTGTCGCTTACGGAGACGGCGGGTTTTACGAGCTACAGACCGCCATCCGCGTTCACGGCAATGCCGTAGAATACATTCCTATCGCCGCCGTTTTGCTGGTGATCATGGAGATGAACGGCGCTGAAGTATGGATGATCCATATTTGTGGCCTGATGTTGATGGCCGGCCGTTTGGTGCATTATTACGGTTTACGCAATCGTGAAGTCCGCTGGCGTCGTTCCGGCATGACTGCCACCTACCTTTCGTTGGTGTTAATGGTGCTGGCCAATATTTTCTATCTGCCGTGGGATATTATTTTCAGCCTTCATTGA
- the cmoB gene encoding tRNA (mo5U34)-methyltransferase: MIEFGDFYQRIAKGNLSHWLDTLPAQLSAWQRESLHGKFKQWFNSVEHLPALTPTRLDLLNGVRAEMDTPLSPGQLEGIEKMLRTMMPWRKGPFSLYGIDIDTEWHSDWKWDRVLPHISPLAGRTILDVGCGSGYHLWRMLGAGAQLAVGIDPMQLFLCQFEAVRKLLGGDQRAHLLPLGIEQLPELAAFDTVFSMGVLYHRRSPLDHLYQLKNQLVSEGELVLETLVIEGDRNQVLVPGDRYAQMRNVYFIPSAEALKCWLEKCGFVDVKIADMCVTSTEEQRRTDWMTSESLAEFLDPNDPGKTIEGYPAPLRAVLVAKKP, from the coding sequence ATGATTGAGTTTGGTGATTTTTATCAACGCATCGCAAAAGGCAACCTCAGCCATTGGCTCGATACACTGCCCGCGCAGCTTAGCGCCTGGCAGCGTGAGTCGCTGCACGGCAAGTTCAAACAGTGGTTTAATTCGGTTGAGCACCTGCCGGCACTGACTCCGACCCGTCTGGATTTGCTGAACGGCGTGCGTGCCGAGATGGACACCCCTCTGTCACCGGGTCAGTTGGAAGGCATCGAAAAAATGCTGCGCACCATGATGCCGTGGCGTAAAGGGCCGTTCTCGCTGTATGGCATCGATATCGATACCGAATGGCATTCCGACTGGAAATGGGATCGCGTTTTACCGCACATTTCACCGCTGGCCGGTCGCACCATTCTTGATGTCGGCTGCGGCAGCGGTTATCACCTGTGGCGCATGCTTGGCGCCGGTGCGCAGTTGGCAGTCGGCATCGACCCGATGCAACTGTTCCTGTGTCAGTTCGAAGCGGTGCGTAAACTGCTGGGCGGCGATCAGCGCGCTCATCTGCTACCGCTCGGCATTGAGCAACTGCCGGAACTGGCCGCCTTCGACACGGTATTTTCGATGGGTGTGTTGTATCACCGCCGCTCGCCGCTGGATCACCTCTACCAGTTGAAAAACCAATTGGTCAGCGAAGGTGAACTGGTGTTGGAAACGCTGGTAATAGAAGGCGACCGCAATCAGGTATTGGTGCCCGGCGATCGCTATGCGCAAATGCGTAACGTCTATTTTATTCCGTCTGCCGAAGCGCTGAAGTGCTGGCTGGAGAAGTGCGGTTTCGTCGACGTGAAAATCGCCGACATGTGCGTGACCAGCACCGAAGAGCAACGCCGCACCGACTGGATGACCAGCGAGTCACTGGCCGAGTTCCTTGATCCTAACGATCCGGGCAAAACCATCGAAGGTTACCCCGCCCCGCTGCGTGCCGTGCTGGTGGCTAAAAAACCTTAA